The Streptomyces camelliae genome window below encodes:
- a CDS encoding DsbA family protein, whose product MSDSSPAPADIPVLDVWCELQCPDCRTALDDVRALRARYGDRLELRLRHFPLEKHKHSFAAAQAAEEALAQGRGWPYVEAVLGRVEELDRQGEPFLVEVARELGLDAEEFDTALIDGRHILIVDADQAEGKAIGVTGTPTYVIGGERLDGGKSQEGLRERVEEIADRLLAERDV is encoded by the coding sequence ATGAGCGACTCCTCCCCCGCACCCGCCGACATCCCCGTTCTCGATGTCTGGTGCGAGCTGCAGTGCCCCGACTGCCGTACCGCGCTGGACGACGTCCGCGCCCTGCGCGCCCGCTACGGCGACCGGCTGGAGCTGCGGCTGCGGCACTTCCCGCTGGAGAAGCACAAGCACTCCTTCGCCGCCGCCCAGGCCGCCGAGGAGGCGCTGGCACAGGGCCGGGGCTGGCCGTACGTGGAGGCCGTACTGGGGCGGGTCGAGGAGCTGGACCGTCAGGGAGAACCCTTCCTGGTCGAGGTGGCCCGTGAACTCGGGCTGGACGCCGAGGAGTTCGACACGGCCCTGATCGACGGCCGGCACATCCTGATCGTGGACGCCGACCAGGCCGAGGGCAAGGCGATCGGTGTGACCGGCACCCCGACGTACGTCATCGGCGGCGAACGCCTCGACGGCGGCAAGAGCCAGGAGGGCCTGCGCGAGCGCGTCGAGGAGATCGCCGACCGGCTCCTCGCCGAGCGGGACGTCTGA
- a CDS encoding aminotransferase class IV: MRIWLDGGLRDLESARVSVFDHGLTVGDGIFETVKAVDGRVFALTRHLDRLTRSARGLGLPDPDHEEIREACAAVLEANPMPLGRLRITYTGGHGPLGSDRGEHGPTLVVALGATTRRPDTTAVITVPWTRNERGALTGLKTTSYAENVVALARAHQHGASEALFGNTVGQLCEGTGSNVFIVLDGEIHTPPVASGCLPGITRALAVEWTGAKETDLPLDVLERADEIFLTSTLRDIQAVHRVDDRELPGAPGPVTAKAMRIFDEHAGEDLDP; the protein is encoded by the coding sequence ATGAGGATCTGGCTGGACGGCGGGCTGCGGGACCTGGAGTCCGCCCGCGTCTCCGTCTTCGACCACGGGCTGACCGTCGGCGACGGCATCTTCGAGACGGTGAAGGCGGTCGACGGCAGGGTGTTCGCGCTCACCCGGCACCTGGACCGGCTGACCCGCTCGGCCCGGGGCCTCGGCCTGCCCGACCCCGATCACGAGGAGATCCGCGAGGCCTGCGCGGCCGTCCTGGAGGCCAATCCGATGCCGCTCGGCCGGCTGCGGATCACCTACACCGGTGGCCACGGCCCGCTCGGCTCCGACCGCGGCGAGCACGGCCCGACCCTCGTGGTCGCCCTCGGCGCGACCACCCGCCGCCCGGACACCACCGCCGTGATCACCGTCCCCTGGACGCGCAACGAACGCGGCGCCCTGACCGGCCTGAAGACCACCTCGTACGCCGAGAACGTCGTCGCCCTGGCCCGCGCCCACCAACACGGCGCCTCCGAGGCGCTGTTCGGCAACACGGTCGGGCAGCTCTGCGAGGGCACCGGGTCCAACGTCTTCATCGTCCTGGACGGCGAGATCCACACCCCGCCGGTCGCCTCCGGCTGCCTGCCCGGCATCACCCGTGCCCTGGCGGTCGAGTGGACCGGCGCCAAGGAGACCGACCTGCCGCTGGACGTCCTGGAGCGGGCCGACGAGATCTTCCTGACCTCCACCCTGCGGGACATCCAGGCCGTGCACCGCGTCGACGACCGCGAACTGCCCGGTGCGCCGGGCCCGGTGACCGCCAAGGCGATGCGGATCTTCGACGAGCACGCCGGCGAGGACCTGGACCCCTGA
- a CDS encoding carbohydrate ABC transporter permease has translation MSSPNLSASLEPGAPPSTSKPLGGGLSRKRTGSLAWHLGALLILAVILYPVVWVIGASFKPSKDIINSLTLFPSHPILSNFKGLADGIADIQIWTFFQNSLFYAGGAVVGVLISCSLTAYAFARIRFAGRNVLFSLMIGTLLLPYHVLLIPQYVMFQKLGWVNTYVPLLIGKYLATEAFFVFLMVQFMRNLPKELDEAARLDGCGHLRIYWSIVLPLSRPALITSAIFTFINAWNDFMGPLIYLNEPGKYTVSLGLMMFRDSDGVAANYGGMIAMSLVALLPVLLFFLAFQRYLIDGMATSGLKG, from the coding sequence ATGAGCTCCCCCAATCTCTCGGCTTCGCTCGAGCCGGGGGCACCCCCATCCACCAGCAAGCCCCTCGGCGGCGGACTGTCCCGCAAACGCACCGGCTCCCTCGCCTGGCACCTCGGCGCCCTGCTGATCCTGGCGGTCATCCTCTACCCGGTCGTCTGGGTGATCGGCGCCTCCTTCAAGCCCAGCAAGGACATCATCAACAGCCTCACGCTGTTCCCCTCCCACCCGATCCTGAGCAACTTCAAGGGCCTCGCCGACGGCATCGCGGACATTCAGATCTGGACGTTCTTCCAGAACTCGCTCTTCTACGCCGGCGGTGCCGTCGTCGGCGTGCTCATCTCCTGCTCGCTGACCGCGTACGCCTTCGCCCGCATCCGGTTCGCCGGCCGCAACGTGCTGTTCTCGCTGATGATCGGCACGCTGCTGCTGCCGTACCACGTGCTGCTGATCCCGCAGTACGTGATGTTCCAGAAGCTGGGCTGGGTCAACACCTACGTCCCGCTGCTGATCGGCAAGTATCTGGCCACGGAGGCCTTCTTCGTCTTCCTCATGGTGCAGTTCATGCGGAACCTGCCCAAGGAACTCGACGAGGCCGCCCGCCTCGACGGCTGCGGGCATCTGCGCATCTACTGGTCGATCGTGCTGCCGCTGTCCCGGCCCGCGCTCATCACCAGCGCGATCTTCACCTTCATCAACGCCTGGAACGACTTCATGGGCCCGCTGATCTACCTCAACGAGCCCGGCAAGTACACGGTCTCCCTGGGCCTGATGATGTTCCGCGACTCCGACGGCGTGGCCGCCAACTACGGCGGGATGATCGCGATGTCCCTGGTCGCGCTGCTGCCCGTGCTGCTGTTCTTCCTCGCCTTCCAGCGGTATCTGATCGACGGGATGGCGACCTCCGGACTGAAGGGGTGA
- a CDS encoding CGNR zinc finger domain-containing protein has translation MLITHDTRCALDTVVDLVNTAPEDGAAAEGLPDVPALADFVRKHEMSDVGVLSEFDLSAVRRVRGRFAAIFAAPDPRSAAGLINELVAAAGTTPRLTDHDGYDWHVHYFAPGASVADHLAADCGMALAFFVVAGEQERLRRCEAPDCRRAFVDLSRNRSRRYCDSRTCGNRLHVAAYRARRKEATG, from the coding sequence GTGCTGATCACCCACGACACCCGGTGCGCCCTCGACACCGTGGTCGATCTGGTGAACACCGCGCCGGAGGACGGCGCGGCGGCGGAGGGACTGCCCGATGTCCCTGCGCTCGCGGATTTCGTACGAAAGCACGAGATGAGCGACGTCGGCGTGCTGTCGGAGTTCGACCTCTCGGCGGTGCGCAGGGTCCGGGGGCGGTTCGCGGCGATCTTCGCGGCTCCGGACCCCCGGTCCGCCGCCGGGCTGATCAACGAGCTGGTGGCCGCGGCCGGCACCACCCCGCGGCTGACGGACCACGACGGCTACGACTGGCATGTGCACTACTTCGCGCCCGGCGCCTCCGTGGCCGACCATCTCGCCGCCGACTGCGGCATGGCGCTCGCCTTCTTCGTGGTGGCCGGGGAGCAGGAGCGGCTGCGGCGCTGTGAGGCGCCGGACTGCCGACGTGCCTTCGTGGACCTGTCCCGCAACCGCTCGCGCCGCTACTGCGACAGCCGCACCTGCGGAAACCGGCTGCACGTGGCCGCCTACCGGGCCCGGCGCAAGGAAGCGACCGGCTGA
- a CDS encoding GNAT family N-acetyltransferase has protein sequence MTTTLRPVEPLQQHPDGTRSRRYQVCVNSRPVGEIHLGTSSSLGDSVARISELWIAEPDRRRGRATVAALAAEEVARGWGCTQIETVVPASADIALRLFGTLGYTLRNRGMEKRLGATPPELPPGSRARPMTTDEFDAWYAYASEEYARMWIERGVPEAAAYAKSRRDHETLLPHGLATDGMLFSVLEHEGVRVGVLWLALQDDKAYVFDVETDADHRGKGHGRTLMLLAERQAADAGRALLGLNVHAGNTPAERLYESLGYETTASSLFKPLL, from the coding sequence ATGACCACGACTCTGCGGCCGGTCGAGCCGCTTCAGCAGCATCCGGACGGCACGCGGTCCCGCCGCTATCAGGTGTGCGTGAACAGCCGTCCCGTCGGCGAGATCCACCTCGGCACCTCCTCCTCCCTCGGCGACTCGGTGGCGCGCATCAGCGAGCTGTGGATCGCCGAGCCCGACCGGCGGCGCGGCCGGGCCACGGTGGCCGCGCTCGCCGCCGAGGAGGTGGCACGCGGCTGGGGCTGCACCCAGATCGAGACCGTCGTCCCCGCCTCGGCGGACATCGCCCTGCGGCTGTTCGGCACCCTCGGCTACACCCTGCGCAACCGCGGCATGGAGAAACGCCTCGGCGCCACCCCGCCCGAGCTGCCGCCGGGCAGTCGTGCGCGGCCGATGACCACCGACGAGTTCGACGCGTGGTACGCGTACGCGAGCGAGGAGTACGCGCGCATGTGGATCGAGCGCGGTGTCCCCGAGGCCGCGGCCTACGCCAAGTCCCGCCGTGACCACGAGACCCTGCTGCCGCACGGTCTGGCGACGGACGGCATGCTCTTCAGCGTCCTGGAGCACGAAGGGGTCCGGGTGGGCGTTCTGTGGCTGGCCCTCCAGGACGACAAGGCGTACGTGTTCGACGTCGAGACCGATGCGGACCACCGTGGCAAGGGACACGGTCGTACGCTCATGCTGCTGGCGGAGCGGCAGGCCGCCGACGCCGGACGGGCACTCCTCGGCCTCAACGTGCACGCGGGCAACACCCCGGCGGAGCGGCTGTACGAGTCGCTCGGCTACGAGACGACGGCCAGCTCCCTGTTCAAACCCCTGCTGTAG
- a CDS encoding ABC transporter substrate-binding protein, whose amino-acid sequence MGTSRNLERRTILRAAGASAAALGLTAVTGCGSGSGSGDGTVTIRYSWWGAEERAKKINQTIALFEKKYPKIKVKTDFQTYASFWEKFQTQAAGGNPPDVFQNAVGFLRKYDKRGILLDLNSQAKAGNLSLDHFRDGVTKVGEVDGKQLGIPVGSNTMALVIDKKVFQKAGVEPHAGWTWEDYFKALKTIHDKTKVPGDTGYFTIMYLYDLYLRQNGKAFFTKDGLGFDQADLTEWWTDGYNRVKAGIVTDPKIVEQDKPKSSLSAGHGASEFTWDNFTVRYTAEGSSTYGLAPIPTTDGKQTGQYLASLMLSASAHTSHPKEVAQFIDFMVHDPQVGTIMGYDRGILASTEQYEAFKPTDPVNKEIAQYEADTAKAGVLGTITPHPSGADTIEAAFLRIGGDLGQGKTKVSDAVKQFFTESDAAFQA is encoded by the coding sequence GTGGGAACCAGCAGGAATCTTGAGAGGCGTACGATCCTGAGGGCAGCCGGGGCGTCGGCGGCCGCGCTCGGGCTGACCGCGGTGACCGGCTGCGGCAGCGGAAGTGGTTCCGGGGACGGGACGGTGACGATCCGTTACTCCTGGTGGGGTGCCGAGGAGCGGGCCAAGAAGATCAACCAGACCATCGCGCTCTTCGAGAAGAAGTACCCGAAGATCAAGGTCAAGACGGACTTCCAGACCTACGCCTCCTTCTGGGAGAAGTTCCAGACACAGGCCGCCGGCGGAAATCCCCCGGACGTTTTCCAGAACGCCGTCGGTTTTCTCCGGAAGTACGACAAGCGCGGAATTCTGCTGGACCTCAACTCCCAGGCGAAAGCAGGCAATCTGAGCCTGGATCACTTTCGGGACGGCGTCACGAAGGTCGGCGAGGTCGACGGCAAGCAGCTCGGCATTCCGGTCGGCTCCAACACCATGGCGCTCGTCATCGACAAGAAGGTCTTCCAGAAGGCGGGCGTCGAGCCGCACGCCGGCTGGACCTGGGAGGACTACTTCAAGGCGCTGAAGACGATCCACGACAAGACGAAGGTCCCCGGGGACACCGGCTACTTCACGATCATGTATCTCTACGACCTCTACCTCCGCCAGAACGGCAAAGCGTTCTTCACCAAGGACGGACTCGGTTTCGACCAGGCCGATCTGACGGAGTGGTGGACGGACGGCTACAACCGCGTGAAGGCCGGCATCGTCACCGACCCGAAGATCGTCGAGCAGGACAAGCCCAAGTCCTCGCTCTCCGCCGGACACGGAGCCTCCGAGTTCACCTGGGACAACTTCACCGTCCGCTACACGGCGGAGGGCAGCAGCACCTACGGCCTCGCACCGATCCCCACCACGGACGGCAAGCAGACCGGCCAGTACCTCGCCTCCCTGATGCTCAGCGCCTCCGCGCACACCTCGCATCCCAAGGAGGTCGCGCAGTTCATCGACTTCATGGTCCACGACCCCCAGGTCGGCACGATCATGGGCTACGACCGCGGCATCCTGGCGAGCACCGAACAGTACGAGGCGTTCAAGCCGACCGACCCGGTCAACAAGGAGATCGCGCAGTACGAGGCCGACACCGCCAAGGCGGGTGTCCTCGGCACGATCACCCCGCACCCCTCCGGTGCCGACACCATCGAGGCCGCCTTCCTGCGCATCGGCGGTGACCTCGGCCAGGGCAAGACGAAGGTCTCGGATGCGGTGAAGCAGTTCTTCACCGAGTCCGACGCCGCGTTCCAGGCCTGA
- a CDS encoding TIGR02611 family protein encodes MNTGSDDPSEVAMATDKTAADEAQADREAPAQDAGRVAGGGLGSRAPEFVKARRVLHLSWQVGVFVVGLAVVVAGVIMLPLPGPGWVVIFGGMAIWATEFVWAQLVLRWTKRKVTEAAQRALDPKVRRRNLTLTAIGLTIVVALAGIYLGRYGLVMPWKINTE; translated from the coding sequence ATGAATACGGGGAGTGACGACCCGAGCGAGGTCGCCATGGCAACGGACAAGACAGCGGCGGACGAGGCACAGGCCGACCGGGAGGCGCCGGCACAGGACGCCGGGCGGGTGGCCGGTGGCGGGCTCGGTTCCCGGGCGCCGGAGTTCGTCAAGGCGCGCCGGGTCCTGCATCTGAGCTGGCAGGTCGGCGTCTTCGTGGTCGGCCTCGCGGTCGTGGTCGCGGGCGTCATCATGCTGCCGCTGCCGGGACCCGGCTGGGTGGTGATCTTCGGCGGCATGGCGATCTGGGCGACCGAGTTCGTCTGGGCCCAGCTCGTGCTCCGCTGGACCAAACGCAAGGTCACCGAGGCGGCCCAGCGGGCCCTCGACCCCAAGGTGCGCCGCCGCAACCTCACGCTGACCGCGATCGGGCTGACGATCGTCGTGGCGCTGGCCGGGATCTACCTGGGGAGGTACGGCCTCGTCATGCCGTGGAAGATCAACACGGAGTGA
- a CDS encoding Tat pathway signal sequence domain protein, giving the protein MSPIPRRSLLKAAAVAGAAAQFSWALGAKDAEAAPRAAAGDADPVTLDWLEDGGLGAAPGSTVGVPWPMGAYQEDQTFALTDAAGKDVPVQTWPLAYWPDGSLKWTAHAVSSGDGKLTLTAGTPAAPDKKVTVDRSGGTIDVSTGVISAKIGKNGSTIVKSVTRGSTEIARDGRLVLIRQPEVEDEDQGTVKTERFDGAIDSVTVEQDGPVRAVVRIDGKHRKGDRSWLPFSLRLYFYAGADSFRMVHTITYDGTQEPGKASGDFIRGLGVRFSVPMRDAAYDRHIRLGGEGTGLLREAVQGITGLRRDPGAAVQAAQYAGQKLPDPSTWDQRVTTRLQYIPHWGDYTLAQLSADGFTLRKRTKQGYGWIAAGGGKRASGFGYVGGVSGGLSFGLRDFWEKFPAQLDIRDAHTDEATVTLWLWSPEAQPMDLRFYHDGMGQDTYAKQLEGLNITYEDYEPEFGTPYGISRTSELLFWANDATPEADTLARQVAAVRVLPQLAAPPKQLIKAKVFGPGLFSEPDRSTAAKAKIEDHLDFLFTYYKDQVEQRRWYGFWDYGDFMHTYDTVRHQWRYDVGGYAWDNSELSPDLWLWYAYLRSGRSDLFRFAEALTRHTGEVDVYHLGKWAGLGTRHGVQHFGDSAKQQRIANTTYRRFYYFLTGDERVGDLMHANVDSDETFLVLDPQRKVRTAPYTPDRHALSIGFGTDWSGLVSAWLTEWERKGPKWEKAKARVLSTMQGIAAQPNGFVQGSGLYDLDTGKFAVAATPVVSVSHLSAVFGLNELCAELIYLVDMPDFKKVYLDYCRYFNATKAEQKARYGSDFGTLLLFQGHSRLDAYAAVQTGDATLAKRAWTKFYGSDGYTESSPWKTEKLTGPVALVEGSEAAWVSSNDTALYGLAAIENLALLGDRMP; this is encoded by the coding sequence ATGTCTCCCATCCCCCGCAGGTCCCTCCTCAAGGCGGCCGCCGTCGCCGGAGCAGCCGCGCAGTTCAGCTGGGCGCTGGGGGCCAAGGACGCCGAGGCCGCGCCGCGAGCCGCGGCCGGCGACGCCGACCCCGTGACCCTGGACTGGCTGGAGGACGGCGGCCTCGGCGCCGCGCCCGGCTCCACCGTCGGCGTGCCCTGGCCCATGGGCGCCTACCAGGAGGACCAGACCTTCGCGCTCACGGACGCAGCCGGCAAGGACGTCCCCGTCCAGACCTGGCCCCTCGCCTACTGGCCCGACGGATCCCTCAAGTGGACCGCCCATGCGGTGAGTTCGGGCGACGGCAAGCTCACGCTCACCGCCGGGACGCCCGCCGCACCCGACAAGAAGGTCACCGTCGACCGGAGCGGCGGCACCATCGACGTCTCCACCGGCGTCATCTCCGCGAAGATCGGCAAGAACGGCTCCACGATCGTCAAGTCCGTCACCCGCGGCTCCACCGAGATCGCCCGCGACGGCCGGCTCGTCCTCATCCGGCAGCCCGAGGTCGAGGACGAGGACCAGGGCACGGTGAAGACCGAGCGCTTCGACGGCGCCATCGACTCCGTCACCGTCGAACAGGACGGCCCGGTCCGCGCCGTCGTCCGCATCGACGGCAAGCACCGCAAGGGCGACCGGAGCTGGCTGCCGTTCTCCCTCCGGCTGTACTTCTACGCCGGCGCCGACTCCTTCCGCATGGTGCACACCATCACCTACGACGGCACCCAGGAGCCCGGCAAGGCCTCCGGCGACTTCATCCGCGGGCTCGGCGTCCGGTTCAGCGTGCCGATGCGCGACGCGGCGTACGACCGGCACATCCGCCTCGGCGGCGAGGGCACCGGCCTGCTCCGCGAGGCCGTCCAGGGCATCACCGGACTGCGCCGTGACCCGGGCGCCGCCGTACAGGCGGCCCAGTACGCGGGCCAGAAGCTGCCCGACCCGTCCACCTGGGACCAGCGGGTGACAACCCGGCTGCAGTACATCCCGCACTGGGGCGACTACACCCTCGCCCAGCTCTCCGCCGACGGCTTCACCCTCCGCAAGCGCACCAAGCAGGGCTACGGCTGGATCGCCGCCGGCGGCGGCAAGCGGGCCTCCGGCTTCGGCTACGTCGGCGGCGTGAGCGGCGGACTCTCCTTCGGCCTCAGGGACTTCTGGGAGAAGTTCCCCGCCCAGCTCGACATCCGCGACGCCCACACCGACGAGGCCACCGTCACCCTCTGGCTCTGGTCCCCCGAGGCCCAGCCCATGGACCTGCGCTTCTACCACGACGGCATGGGCCAGGACACCTACGCCAAGCAGCTCGAAGGTCTCAACATCACCTACGAGGACTACGAGCCCGAGTTCGGCACCCCCTACGGCATCTCCCGCACCTCCGAACTCCTCTTCTGGGCCAACGACGCCACCCCGGAAGCCGACACCCTCGCCCGGCAGGTCGCGGCCGTACGCGTGCTGCCCCAGCTCGCCGCCCCACCCAAGCAGCTCATCAAGGCCAAGGTCTTCGGCCCCGGCCTGTTCTCCGAACCGGACCGCTCCACCGCCGCCAAGGCCAAGATCGAGGACCACCTCGACTTCCTCTTCACCTACTACAAGGACCAGGTGGAGCAACGCCGTTGGTACGGCTTCTGGGACTACGGCGACTTCATGCACACCTACGACACCGTGCGCCACCAGTGGCGGTACGACGTCGGCGGCTACGCCTGGGACAACTCCGAGCTCTCGCCCGACCTGTGGCTCTGGTACGCGTACCTCAGAAGCGGCCGCTCCGACCTGTTCCGCTTCGCCGAGGCGCTCACCCGGCACACCGGCGAGGTCGACGTCTACCACCTCGGCAAATGGGCGGGCCTCGGCACCCGGCACGGCGTGCAGCACTTCGGCGACAGCGCCAAGCAGCAGCGCATCGCCAACACCACCTACCGCCGCTTCTACTACTTCCTCACCGGCGACGAACGCGTCGGCGACCTCATGCACGCCAACGTCGACTCCGACGAGACCTTCCTCGTCCTCGACCCCCAGCGCAAGGTCCGCACCGCCCCCTACACCCCCGACCGGCACGCCCTGTCCATCGGCTTCGGCACGGACTGGAGCGGCCTGGTCTCGGCCTGGCTCACCGAGTGGGAGCGCAAGGGCCCCAAGTGGGAGAAGGCCAAGGCGCGCGTGCTGTCCACGATGCAGGGCATCGCCGCCCAGCCCAACGGCTTCGTCCAGGGCAGCGGGCTGTACGACCTCGACACCGGCAAGTTCGCCGTCGCCGCCACACCGGTCGTCTCGGTGTCCCACCTCTCGGCCGTCTTCGGTCTCAACGAGCTGTGCGCCGAGCTGATCTACCTGGTCGACATGCCCGACTTCAAGAAGGTCTACCTGGACTACTGCCGCTACTTCAACGCCACCAAGGCCGAACAGAAGGCCCGCTACGGCTCCGACTTCGGCACCCTGCTGCTCTTCCAGGGCCACTCGCGCCTCGACGCCTACGCCGCCGTACAGACCGGTGACGCGACGC
- a CDS encoding SsgA family sporulation/cell division regulator: MNTTVSCELHLRLVVSSESSLPVPAGLRYDTADPYAVHATFHTGAEETVEWVFARDLLAEGLHRPTGTGDVRVWPSRSHGQGVVCIALSSPEGEALLEAPARALESFLKRTDAAVPPGTEHRHFDLDQELSHILAES, from the coding sequence ATGAACACCACGGTCAGCTGCGAGCTGCACCTGCGCCTCGTTGTGTCGAGCGAGTCCTCCCTGCCTGTCCCCGCAGGCCTGCGGTACGACACGGCCGACCCCTACGCCGTGCACGCCACCTTCCACACCGGAGCCGAGGAGACCGTCGAGTGGGTGTTCGCCCGCGACCTCCTCGCCGAGGGGCTGCATCGGCCCACCGGCACCGGCGACGTCCGTGTCTGGCCGTCGCGCAGTCATGGTCAGGGCGTCGTGTGCATCGCCCTCAGCTCCCCGGAGGGGGAGGCCCTGCTCGAAGCCCCGGCGCGGGCCCTGGAGTCCTTCCTGAAGCGAACCGACGCCGCCGTGCCGCCCGGCACGGAACACCGGCACTTCGACCTGGATCAGGAGCTGTCGCACATCCTGGCGGAGAGCTAG
- a CDS encoding chorismate-binding protein: MVRAASGTSRSHPSDTRPRLDRVPHHPSRLPALARFGDRVATGLLDVTSDPAALDSDGFWAVCADFEGRLTCARFADVRTEPVPAPVPGGWRGPAAGEWTSSLDHGAYTAAVRRIREHIAAGEVYQANLCRVLSAPVAPDADVDALTALLARGNPAPYAGTIRLPEHGVEIATASPELFLRREGRVVESGPIKGTGRTEADLLEKDYAENVMIVDLVRNDIGRVCATGSVTVPDLCAVEKHPGLVHLVSTVRGELRDGSGWPDLLAAAFPPGSVTGAPKSSALRIIEALEAAPRGPYCGGIGWVDADRGVGELAVGIRTFWLDRAEGVLRFGTGAGITWGSDPEGEWRETELKASRLLAVASGTYEASGGVCT; the protein is encoded by the coding sequence ATGGTCAGGGCCGCCTCGGGGACATCCCGGAGCCACCCGTCGGACACCCGACCTAGACTCGATCGCGTGCCTCACCACCCTTCCCGGCTCCCTGCTCTGGCCCGCTTCGGCGACCGCGTCGCCACCGGTCTGCTGGACGTCACCAGCGACCCGGCCGCCCTGGACTCGGACGGCTTCTGGGCCGTCTGCGCGGACTTCGAGGGCCGCCTGACCTGCGCCCGCTTCGCGGACGTCCGCACGGAGCCGGTGCCCGCGCCGGTGCCGGGCGGCTGGCGGGGCCCGGCGGCAGGGGAGTGGACCTCCTCCCTGGACCACGGCGCCTACACGGCGGCCGTCCGCCGCATCCGCGAGCACATAGCCGCCGGCGAGGTCTACCAGGCCAACCTCTGCCGGGTGCTCAGCGCGCCCGTGGCCCCCGACGCCGACGTGGACGCCCTGACCGCCCTGCTGGCCCGCGGCAACCCCGCGCCGTACGCCGGGACGATCCGGCTGCCGGAGCACGGCGTGGAGATCGCCACCGCCTCGCCCGAGCTCTTCCTGCGCCGGGAGGGTCGGGTCGTCGAGAGCGGACCCATCAAGGGCACCGGGCGCACGGAGGCGGACCTCCTGGAGAAGGACTACGCCGAGAACGTGATGATCGTGGACCTGGTCCGCAACGACATCGGGCGCGTGTGCGCGACCGGCAGCGTGACCGTCCCCGACCTGTGCGCCGTGGAGAAGCACCCCGGCCTGGTCCACCTGGTCTCCACGGTCCGCGGCGAGCTGCGCGACGGGTCGGGCTGGCCGGACCTCCTCGCCGCCGCCTTCCCGCCCGGCTCGGTGACCGGCGCGCCGAAGTCGAGCGCCCTCAGGATCATCGAGGCCCTGGAGGCCGCCCCGCGCGGGCCGTACTGCGGCGGCATCGGCTGGGTCGACGCCGACCGGGGCGTGGGCGAGCTGGCCGTCGGCATCCGCACCTTCTGGCTCGACCGCGCCGAAGGGGTCCTGCGCTTCGGCACCGGCGCCGGCATCACCTGGGGATCCGACCCCGAGGGGGAGTGGCGGGAGACCGAGCTGAAGGCGTCCCGGCTGCTCGCGGTAGCGTCGGGGACGTACGAGGCGAGTGGAGGGGTGTGCACATGA
- a CDS encoding carbohydrate ABC transporter permease yields MTLVKDSLPASRKTRSAASATTGRRPGRRRENLAGYLFMSPWIAGFLLLTAGPMVASLYFAFTDYNLFNAPKWVGLDNFTKMFHDPRWQKSVEVTAKYVIIGTPLKLLLALGVALLLSQSRRGQAFYRAAFYAPSLIGASVSVGFVWRSLFSDGAIVDRTQSFFGWHVGGWVGNADWVLYCLVALTVWQFGAPMVIFLAGLKQVPRELYEAAEMDGAGPLRKFWSITLPMISPVLFFNVLLETIHSFQIFGSAYVVSNTYCGPADATLVYTCYLYQQGFKNAQMGLASAMAWMLLLAVALVTAVLFWSQKKWVHYEEDAR; encoded by the coding sequence GTGACGCTCGTCAAGGACTCCTTGCCCGCTTCCCGCAAGACGCGCTCGGCCGCCTCCGCCACCACGGGGCGGCGGCCCGGCCGCCGGCGTGAGAACCTCGCCGGCTACCTCTTCATGTCCCCGTGGATCGCGGGCTTCCTGCTACTGACCGCGGGCCCGATGGTCGCCTCGCTGTACTTCGCGTTCACCGACTACAACCTCTTCAACGCCCCGAAGTGGGTCGGGCTCGACAACTTCACCAAGATGTTCCACGACCCCCGCTGGCAGAAGTCGGTGGAGGTCACGGCGAAGTACGTGATCATCGGCACCCCGCTGAAGCTGCTGCTCGCCCTCGGGGTGGCCCTCCTGCTCTCCCAGAGCCGCCGCGGCCAGGCCTTCTACCGGGCCGCCTTCTACGCCCCCTCGCTCATCGGCGCGAGCGTGTCCGTCGGCTTCGTCTGGCGGTCGCTGTTCTCCGACGGCGCGATCGTGGACCGTACCCAGTCCTTCTTCGGCTGGCACGTCGGCGGCTGGGTCGGCAACGCCGATTGGGTGCTGTACTGCCTGGTCGCCCTCACCGTCTGGCAGTTCGGCGCGCCCATGGTCATCTTCCTTGCGGGCCTGAAGCAGGTCCCGAGGGAGCTCTACGAGGCCGCGGAGATGGACGGCGCCGGGCCGCTGAGGAAGTTCTGGAGCATCACCCTCCCCATGATCTCCCCGGTGCTCTTCTTCAACGTGCTCCTGGAGACCATCCACTCCTTCCAGATCTTCGGCTCGGCCTACGTCGTCTCCAACACCTACTGCGGCCCGGCCGACGCCACGCTCGTCTACACCTGCTACCTGTACCAGCAGGGCTTCAAGAACGCCCAGATGGGCCTTGCCTCCGCCATGGCCTGGATGCTGCTGCTCGCCGTGGCCCTGGTGACGGCCGTCCTCTTCTGGTCCCAGAAGAAGTGGGTGCACTACGAGGAGGACGCCCGATGA